Proteins encoded together in one Salvelinus fontinalis isolate EN_2023a chromosome 6, ASM2944872v1, whole genome shotgun sequence window:
- the ran gene encoding GTP-binding nuclear protein Ran, translating to MAEGEPQVQFKLVLVGDGGTGKTTFVKRHLTGEFEKKYVATLGVEVHPLVFHTNRGAIKYNVWDTAGQEKFGGLRDGYYIQAQCAIIMFDVTSRVTYKNVPNWHRDLVRVCENIPIVLCGNKVDIKDRKVKAKSIVFHRKKNLQYYDISAKSNYNFEKPFLWLARKLIGDPNLEFVAMPALAPPEILMDPSLAAQYEHDLKVASETALPDEDDDL from the exons ATGGCAGAAGGCGAGCCACAGGTCCAGTTCAAG cTTGTGTTGGTTGGCGATGGAGGAACGGGAAAGACCACTTTCGTCAAAAGACATTTGACGGGCGAGTTTGAGAAGAAATATGTTG CCACTCTGGGAGTGGAGGTGCACCCGCTGGTCTTCCACACTAACAGAGGGGCCATCAAATACAACGTGTGGGACACAGCCGGGCAGGAGAAGTTTGGAGGGCTCAGAGACGGCTACTACATCCAAG cacagtgtgcGATCATCATGTTTGACGTCACGTCTCGAGTCACCTACAAGAACGTACCCAACTGGCATCGTGACCTGGTGCGTGTCTGTGAGAACATTCCCATAGTCCTCTGCGGCAACAAGGTGGACATCAAAGACCGGAAAGTCAAAGCCAAGAGCATCGTATTCCATCGCAAGAAGAACCTCCAG tACTATGACATCTCTGCTAAGAGTAATTACAACTTTGAGAAGCCCTTCCTGTGGCTAGCACGGAAGCTGATTGGAGACCCCAACCTGGAGTTTGTGGCCATGCCCGCCCTCGCCCCCCCAGAGATCCTCATGGACCCCTCCCTCGCCGCGCAGTACGAGCACGACCTCAAA GTTGCATCAGAAACAGCGCTCCCAGATGAAGATGATGACCTTTAA